Genomic DNA from Microbacterium sp. NC79:
AGATCGCTGCCGTCTGGGAAGATGACGCTCTAACCGACGAACAGCGGATCCGCGTGATCGACGAGATGGCTGCGGCGCTTCCCTTCAACGATCCCCGCGGCCTGTTTGAACGCGGTGGCGCCCGTGACGCGGCGGGCCACGAGAACGATGCGATTCCGCTCTATCTTGCGGCGCTTCGCGGCGGTCTTCCCGAGTTTGAACGCGCGCAAGCGATCATCCAACTCGCCAGTTCATACCGCAACGTTGGAACCCCGGAAGAAGCCGTGCGATTGCTTGAATTGGAACTCGCCAATCCGGAAGCGATTCTGCGCCCGGAGACGGCCGTTTTTCTCGCGCTTTCCTACGCTTCGGTCGGCGAATCGCATCGGGGCTTGGCGCTGCTCATGCGAACGATTGCGCCGACGCTGACGATGTATCAACGTTCCGTCAACGCGTACGCCGATCATCTCGACGCGACACCTGATATGCCGACGGCGAACACGGGCGAGACGGGCCTGTGACGCCGGTAGATTCGAATCACCATCAAGGAA
This window encodes:
- a CDS encoding tetratricopeptide repeat protein, whose protein sequence is MAIDKWDEQIAAVWEDDALTDEQRIRVIDEMAAALPFNDPRGLFERGGARDAAGHENDAIPLYLAALRGGLPEFERAQAIIQLASSYRNVGTPEEAVRLLELELANPEAILRPETAVFLALSYASVGESHRGLALLMRTIAPTLTMYQRSVNAYADHLDATPDMPTANTGETGL